A part of Paludisphaera rhizosphaerae genomic DNA contains:
- a CDS encoding alkaline phosphatase: MNSIASRHVRAAAAVLAGLSAWGVPVASQAQDRLKELQTEYSTKAGEKVDRVYHFGSQGPGDVYSNHGSHSNRQIPVYTWGTKIDLGLIMGSNSSYRDPEKLKKIYGFLPENTVNPEAEYADQSDIRIVLEDAAKRGAKHIFIVWFDGMDWVATQAAAIAKSQKVYTQGKGSGLIFQDYAGKGSNPQYGWVVTSPTYDHTENDVDVQSVEIPKTSMKGGYDVTIAGPNPWTLGPNGPQAPGYFKGQSANDKDKAGVKSVGRIMHAYTDSSQSAAEIVSGVKSYNNSINVSDKGKPVPTLFHDLQAQGWKTGVVTSVPFPHASPAGMYAQNVYRDDYQDLARCMFGIPNIMQDALHAPLYPGLDVIIGTGYGIMMEKAHFKKQGKNAVDGHLFIAEPDRAAINVKNGGKYTVVETKLGTNGGEALQRAADEAAKNGTRLFGFFGDKGVDHLPFRTADGNYDPSPNPAKLGKEPVAEVYSKETLDSQPTLAQEADAALTVLTAKPDQKFILFTEAGDVDFGLHSNNLDNAIGAVHSGEDAIKRIIHWVETKSNWDESVLVVSSDHGHYLVIDKPEGLLNQAK, from the coding sequence ATGAATTCAATCGCATCTCGACACGTCCGCGCGGCCGCAGCCGTGCTGGCGGGGCTTTCGGCCTGGGGAGTTCCCGTCGCGTCGCAGGCGCAGGACCGGCTGAAGGAACTGCAGACCGAATACTCGACGAAGGCCGGCGAGAAGGTCGACCGCGTTTACCACTTCGGGTCGCAGGGTCCTGGCGACGTTTACTCGAACCACGGCAGCCACTCCAACCGCCAGATCCCCGTCTACACTTGGGGGACCAAGATCGACCTCGGGTTGATCATGGGCTCAAACAGCAGCTATCGCGATCCCGAGAAGCTCAAGAAGATCTACGGCTTCCTCCCCGAGAACACGGTCAACCCTGAGGCTGAGTACGCCGACCAGAGCGACATCCGCATCGTCCTGGAAGACGCCGCCAAGAGGGGCGCCAAGCACATCTTCATCGTCTGGTTCGACGGCATGGACTGGGTCGCCACCCAGGCCGCGGCGATCGCCAAATCTCAGAAGGTCTACACCCAGGGGAAGGGCTCGGGCCTGATCTTCCAGGACTACGCCGGCAAGGGCTCCAACCCCCAGTATGGCTGGGTGGTCACCAGCCCGACCTACGACCACACTGAGAACGACGTGGACGTCCAGTCGGTCGAGATCCCCAAGACGAGCATGAAGGGGGGTTACGACGTCACCATCGCCGGCCCCAACCCCTGGACGCTCGGCCCCAACGGACCGCAGGCGCCGGGCTACTTCAAGGGCCAGTCGGCGAACGACAAGGACAAGGCGGGCGTGAAGTCGGTCGGCCGGATCATGCACGCCTACACCGACTCCTCGCAGAGCGCCGCGGAGATCGTCAGCGGGGTGAAGTCGTACAACAACAGCATCAACGTGTCGGACAAGGGCAAGCCTGTCCCAACCCTCTTCCACGACCTGCAGGCTCAGGGCTGGAAGACGGGCGTCGTCACGAGCGTGCCGTTCCCGCACGCCTCGCCGGCCGGCATGTACGCCCAGAACGTCTATCGCGACGACTACCAGGATCTCGCCCGGTGCATGTTCGGGATTCCGAACATCATGCAGGACGCTCTTCACGCTCCCCTCTATCCCGGGCTCGACGTCATCATCGGCACCGGGTACGGGATCATGATGGAGAAGGCGCACTTCAAGAAGCAGGGGAAGAACGCGGTCGACGGCCACCTGTTCATCGCCGAGCCCGACCGTGCGGCGATCAACGTCAAGAACGGCGGCAAGTACACGGTCGTTGAGACCAAGCTGGGGACCAACGGCGGCGAGGCCCTGCAACGGGCCGCCGACGAGGCCGCGAAGAACGGCACCCGACTCTTCGGCTTCTTCGGCGACAAGGGGGTAGACCACCTCCCGTTCCGCACGGCCGACGGCAACTACGATCCCTCGCCGAATCCCGCCAAGCTCGGCAAGGAGCCCGTCGCCGAGGTCTACTCCAAGGAGACGCTCGATTCCCAGCCGACGCTCGCCCAGGAGGCTGACGCCGCGTTGACGGTCCTGACCGCCAAGCCCGACCAAAAGTTCATCCTCTTCACCGAGGCTGGCGACGTCGACTTCGGCCTGCACTCGAATAATCTCGACAACGCCATCGGCGCCGTCCACAGCGGCGAGGATGCCATCAAGCGGATCATCCACTGGGTCGAGACCAAGAGCAACTGGGACGAATCCGTCCTGGTGGTCTCTTCCGACCACGGCCACTATCTGGTGATCGACAAGCCCGAAGGGCTTCTCAACCAGGCCAAGTGA
- a CDS encoding DMT family transporter yields MSWLVLIVAGLFEVAWAYFLKTSKSFTQLWPSLAFLATMTASMLGLGWSLNRLPMGTAYAVWTGVGAVGTAIVGIAAFGEPASALRVGSIALIVLGIVGLRLASG; encoded by the coding sequence ATGTCCTGGCTGGTCCTGATCGTGGCGGGTTTGTTCGAGGTCGCCTGGGCGTACTTTCTGAAGACGTCGAAGAGCTTCACGCAGTTGTGGCCGTCGCTCGCGTTCCTGGCCACGATGACCGCGAGCATGCTGGGGCTGGGGTGGTCGCTGAACCGCCTGCCGATGGGGACGGCCTACGCCGTGTGGACGGGCGTGGGAGCCGTGGGGACGGCCATCGTCGGCATCGCGGCCTTCGGCGAGCCGGCCTCGGCGCTGCGGGTCGGGTCGATCGCCCTGATCGTCCTGGGGATCGTTGGACTGCGATTGGCTTCAGGCTGA
- a CDS encoding PEP-CTERM sorting domain-containing protein, whose protein sequence is MFRSFSHRWVRRLLTATAIVLGTTAPCHAGFTVFEAAGSTAASITPTRDAFRTAIGGGTVAGANGSFGGLRREINWDGVPDLQSDPNPFSANFFNTTSPRGVVFSTPGTGFLVSANAGGATPPLFGFPNDFQAFSAQKLFTAVNSNITDVSFFIPGTTTPATVSAFGVVFVDVEVAGQTKIEFFDQNNSLIFSRNALVAGNQGLTFLGAIANAGEQISRVRITSGANTIVSNGVLGNPNDDVVVMDDFIYSEPQAVPEPSSLALAGLGLAGVLAWSRRNRT, encoded by the coding sequence ATGTTTCGTTCTTTCTCGCATCGGTGGGTTCGGAGGCTGTTGACGGCTACGGCGATCGTTCTTGGAACGACGGCTCCATGTCACGCCGGGTTCACGGTGTTCGAGGCCGCCGGGTCGACCGCTGCGTCGATCACGCCGACGCGTGACGCCTTCCGGACGGCGATCGGCGGCGGCACGGTCGCCGGGGCCAACGGCTCGTTCGGCGGGCTTCGGCGTGAGATCAACTGGGACGGGGTGCCCGACCTGCAGAGCGATCCAAATCCCTTCTCCGCCAATTTCTTCAATACGACTTCGCCCCGGGGCGTCGTCTTCAGCACGCCCGGGACCGGATTCCTGGTCAGTGCCAATGCCGGTGGGGCCACGCCGCCGTTGTTCGGATTCCCGAACGACTTCCAGGCGTTCAGCGCCCAGAAGCTTTTCACCGCGGTGAACAGCAACATCACCGACGTCAGCTTTTTCATTCCGGGGACGACCACGCCGGCGACCGTCAGCGCCTTCGGCGTGGTCTTCGTCGACGTCGAGGTCGCCGGTCAGACCAAGATCGAGTTCTTCGACCAGAACAACTCGCTCATCTTTTCACGAAATGCGTTGGTGGCTGGGAACCAGGGCCTCACGTTCCTGGGCGCGATCGCGAACGCTGGTGAGCAGATCAGCCGGGTGCGGATTACTTCGGGCGCCAACACGATCGTCTCCAACGGCGTGCTCGGCAACCCGAACGACGACGTCGTCGTAATGGACGACTTCATCTACTCCGAACCCCAGGCCGTCCCGGAGCCTTCGAGCCTGGCGTTAGCTGGTCTGGGACTGGCTGGCGTTCTTGCCTGGTCGCGACGCAATCGGACTTGA
- a CDS encoding lactate racemase domain-containing protein yields the protein MTTERIAVPWGEDGSLSLELPPDWRIGREAVFEPDLRAAISDYSVALSEALDAPLDGPRLEDRVGPGSKVAIVVDDPSRWTPVREALPIVLARLHGAGVKAEDVSISVGVGRHHAVDDQAMRRRLGDGPAETYACHSPPVDDLSAYEDLGTTARGIPVRVFRPVAQADLRVLIGSVLPHLQAGFGGGYKLIFPGTSHRETLGALHRQGIGRDSDAGRLLGSPSTENPMRQAVNEAAQLLGPCFSISHLIGAPGMIFRACAGRPESVQDALAAEARERFQAPHAPPADVVVVGNNPWPGDPMQSFKALLHHRAASVPGGVTVGLFWTDPAEIDRSMPRTAMRLIAGSGAPGGWAIRRLVPAIERVLMARESSAAFMLRWARELVVDRTVMVYAPPLYERIGGRLGPVRIFADQDALWRAVHRALPKSRRDAPSVRIFPRGGLTYSTGVRNTVDV from the coding sequence ATGACGACGGAGCGGATCGCGGTCCCCTGGGGCGAGGATGGATCCCTGAGCCTGGAGCTGCCGCCCGACTGGCGCATCGGCCGTGAGGCCGTCTTCGAGCCCGATCTCCGAGCGGCGATCAGCGACTATTCCGTCGCCTTGTCCGAGGCGCTAGACGCCCCGCTCGATGGGCCGAGGCTGGAGGATCGGGTCGGACCGGGGTCGAAGGTGGCGATCGTCGTGGACGATCCGTCGCGCTGGACGCCCGTCCGCGAGGCCCTTCCGATCGTCCTGGCTCGCCTCCACGGGGCCGGGGTGAAGGCTGAGGACGTGTCGATCAGCGTGGGCGTCGGCCGGCACCACGCCGTCGACGATCAGGCCATGCGCCGGCGGCTGGGCGACGGCCCGGCCGAGACTTACGCCTGCCACAGCCCGCCGGTCGACGACCTGTCCGCCTATGAAGACCTGGGGACGACCGCGCGAGGGATCCCCGTTCGGGTCTTCAGGCCGGTGGCGCAGGCGGATCTGCGGGTCCTGATCGGGTCGGTCCTGCCGCACCTGCAGGCGGGCTTCGGCGGCGGGTACAAGCTGATTTTTCCAGGGACGAGCCACCGGGAGACCCTCGGCGCGCTCCATCGCCAAGGAATCGGCCGCGATTCCGACGCCGGCCGGCTGCTGGGGAGCCCTTCGACCGAGAACCCCATGCGCCAGGCCGTGAACGAGGCCGCGCAGTTGCTGGGGCCCTGCTTCTCGATCAGCCACCTGATCGGAGCGCCGGGGATGATCTTCCGAGCCTGCGCGGGACGGCCCGAATCGGTGCAGGACGCCCTAGCAGCGGAGGCCCGCGAACGGTTCCAGGCCCCCCATGCACCGCCGGCCGACGTGGTCGTCGTGGGCAACAACCCCTGGCCGGGCGACCCGATGCAGAGCTTCAAGGCGCTCTTGCACCACCGCGCCGCGAGCGTCCCCGGCGGGGTGACGGTCGGCCTCTTCTGGACCGACCCGGCGGAGATCGATCGCTCGATGCCGAGGACCGCGATGCGGCTGATCGCCGGTTCGGGAGCCCCCGGCGGCTGGGCGATCCGTCGTCTGGTCCCGGCGATCGAACGGGTGCTCATGGCCCGCGAGTCCTCGGCCGCGTTCATGCTCCGCTGGGCCCGCGAACTAGTCGTCGACCGCACGGTCATGGTCTACGCCCCGCCGCTGTACGAGCGGATCGGCGGCCGACTGGGACCCGTCCGGATCTTCGCCGATCAGGACGCCCTCTGGCGGGCCGTGCATCGCGCCCTGCCGAAGTCCCGCCGCGACGCTCCGAGCGTCCGAATTTTCCCGCGCGGCGGTCTGACTTACTCCACTGGCGTCCGCAATACAGTTGATGTCTGA